One segment of Ancylothrix sp. D3o DNA contains the following:
- a CDS encoding DUF4327 family protein, giving the protein MLPSVKYSLEVIQEEVRRLVRSGAVSRQQRIYALCEYIPPRDWVYFERELEESNYLLRDALGDLMGREEWEND; this is encoded by the coding sequence ATGCTGCCTTCTGTGAAATACTCCTTAGAAGTCATACAAGAAGAAGTACGCCGGCTGGTGCGATCCGGTGCCGTCAGTCGCCAGCAAAGAATTTACGCCTTATGCGAGTATATTCCGCCGCGAGATTGGGTATATTTTGAACGGGAATTAGAAGAAAGTAATTATTTACTGAGAGACGCATTAGGAGATTTAATGGGTCGAGAAGAATGGGAAAATGATTGA
- a CDS encoding ATP-binding protein, with protein MKPVKILIVEDESIVAMDIADKLERLGYEVSGCVDSGELAIETVAQTQPDLVLMDIVLQGDLDGIQTADHIKNNFQIPVVYLTAYADKNTLQRAKLTEPYGYLLKPFKEAELNATIEMALSRINAENKINQQLKLSEQLRQKAEQLSEIRSRYLCITSHEFRTPLSIISLSAELLKEYNDKMSTDKKNEHLNRIQRALKNINQLLEEVLTLGKAEAGQIKFYPERIELSSFCYEIIDEQLLSYHYKTEVEFLTKGECGGACMDRKLLRHILTNLISNAIKYSPDGTPVSLTLTCENNQAIFTIQDHGIGIPPQDRERLFEPFHRAINVGSIPGTGLGLAIVKQCVDLHGGEIWVESQENINGEQSGTTFTVSLPFHTKP; from the coding sequence ATGAAGCCGGTCAAGATTTTAATTGTCGAAGATGAAAGTATCGTTGCAATGGATATCGCTGATAAGCTAGAGAGATTGGGCTATGAAGTCTCTGGCTGTGTTGATTCTGGAGAATTGGCGATTGAAACAGTGGCTCAAACGCAGCCTGATTTGGTGCTGATGGATATTGTTTTGCAAGGCGATCTCGATGGAATTCAAACTGCCGACCACATCAAAAATAATTTTCAAATTCCCGTTGTTTATTTGACCGCTTATGCCGATAAAAATACTTTACAACGGGCAAAACTTACCGAACCTTATGGCTATTTATTAAAACCTTTTAAAGAAGCAGAATTAAACGCTACAATTGAAATGGCTCTGAGCAGAATTAATGCAGAAAATAAAATTAACCAACAGTTAAAACTCTCTGAACAACTACGCCAAAAAGCCGAACAACTCAGCGAAATTCGCTCCCGCTATCTTTGCATAACTTCCCACGAATTCCGCACTCCTTTGAGCATAATTTCCCTGTCGGCTGAGTTGTTAAAAGAATATAACGATAAAATGTCAACTGACAAAAAAAATGAGCATCTCAATCGTATTCAACGCGCTCTTAAAAACATAAACCAATTGTTAGAAGAAGTTTTAACGCTGGGTAAGGCAGAAGCCGGCCAAATAAAATTTTATCCCGAACGAATCGAGTTGAGCAGTTTTTGTTATGAAATCATCGACGAGCAGCTACTTAGCTATCACTACAAAACAGAGGTAGAATTTTTAACAAAGGGAGAGTGCGGCGGAGCCTGTATGGATCGCAAACTACTCCGTCACATTCTTACAAATTTAATCTCCAATGCCATCAAATATTCTCCCGATGGTACGCCGGTTTCCCTAACCCTGACTTGTGAAAACAACCAAGCGATTTTTACTATCCAAGATCACGGAATTGGCATTCCTCCCCAAGATCGAGAGCGATTATTTGAACCCTTCCACCGCGCCATTAATGTTGGCAGTATTCCGGGCACAGGTTTAGGATTGGCAATTGTTAAACAGTGTGTTGATTTACACGGCGGTGAAATTTGGGTAGAAAGTCAAGAAAATATCAATGGAGAACAATCAGGCACAACTTTTACCGTTAGCCTACCTTTCCACACAAAGCCCTAA
- the topA gene encoding type I DNA topoisomerase has protein sequence MSTLVIVESPTKARTIRNYLPSSYRVEASMGHVRDLPQSASDIPENVKGEKWAQLGVNVEADFEPLYIIPKDKKKVVKQLKDALKEAKELILATDEDREGESISWHLLQVLQPKVPIKRMVFHEITDSAIKAALKNCRNIDEHVVRAQETRRILDRLVGYTLSPLLWKKIASGLSAGRVQSVAVRLLVQRERQRRAFRQGTYWDLKATLSATGTKDKSQIFEAKLITVGGRKIATGADFDENTGQIAAGRNVLLLNQQQAEALTQRLSGKPWRVSNLEERPTTRKPSPPFTTSTLQQESNRKLRLSARDTMRIAQSLYEQGYITYMRTDSVHLSDQAIAAARACAEKLYGKQYLSPQPRQYTTKSKGAQEAHEAIRPAGSSFRTPQETGLSGREFDLYDLIWKRTVACQMADARQTQITLDLQVEDTGFRSTGKRIDFPGYLRAYVEGSDDPNAALEDQEVILPNLKVGDSPTCQKLDAIGHETQPPARFTEASLVKMLESEGIGRPSTYASIIGTIIDRGYAQLVNNALIPTFTAFAVTGLLEKYFPELVDPRFTSRMEQTLDDISTGEAQWLPYLNKFYLGETGLRKQVDTQESQIDASVARTVELENLDAKVRIGRFGPYIEVQNGDGAVTASIPKNLTPADLDPERVEILLRQKTEGPDIVGQHPQTGEPIYLKVGTYGPYVQLGEETSDAKKKPKTMSLPKGVTPENVTLEMAVGLLSLPRALGVHPETGGKISVSLGRFGPYVLHDQGKDAKEYRSLKSTDDVLTIDFKRAIELLAEPKKGGRSAKGKTKEPLKALGNHPADDEPVNIYDGPYGAYVKHGKTNASIPEGETVETLTLAKAVELLAAKASGGSKKTGKSKTSTRSKKS, from the coding sequence ATGTCAACCCTCGTCATCGTAGAATCACCCACCAAAGCCCGTACAATTCGTAACTATTTGCCCTCAAGCTATCGAGTCGAGGCATCAATGGGCCATGTGCGTGACCTGCCCCAATCAGCAAGCGACATCCCCGAAAACGTCAAAGGAGAAAAATGGGCTCAGCTAGGCGTCAACGTAGAAGCCGACTTTGAACCCCTCTACATCATCCCCAAAGATAAAAAGAAAGTAGTCAAACAACTAAAAGACGCCCTCAAAGAAGCCAAAGAACTAATCCTCGCCACCGACGAAGACCGCGAAGGAGAAAGTATAAGCTGGCACTTATTGCAAGTCCTCCAGCCCAAAGTCCCCATCAAACGGATGGTCTTTCACGAAATCACCGACTCTGCAATCAAAGCAGCCCTCAAAAACTGCCGCAACATTGATGAGCACGTTGTCCGAGCCCAAGAAACCCGCCGTATCCTCGACCGGCTAGTAGGCTACACCCTCTCGCCCCTCCTCTGGAAAAAAATTGCCTCTGGGCTATCCGCCGGCAGAGTCCAATCCGTCGCCGTCCGTCTCCTCGTCCAACGCGAACGCCAACGCCGCGCCTTCCGCCAAGGCACCTACTGGGATCTCAAAGCCACCCTATCAGCCACCGGCACAAAAGATAAAAGTCAAATCTTTGAAGCCAAACTAATCACAGTAGGCGGCAGAAAAATCGCCACCGGCGCAGACTTTGACGAAAACACCGGCCAAATAGCAGCCGGTCGCAACGTCCTACTCCTCAACCAGCAACAAGCCGAAGCCCTGACTCAACGCCTCAGCGGTAAACCCTGGCGCGTCAGCAACCTCGAAGAACGCCCCACCACCCGCAAACCCTCCCCCCCCTTCACCACCTCCACCCTCCAACAAGAATCGAACCGCAAACTACGTCTGTCGGCCCGCGACACCATGCGGATCGCCCAAAGCCTTTACGAACAAGGCTACATCACCTATATGCGGACAGACTCGGTACACCTGTCCGACCAAGCCATCGCCGCCGCAAGAGCCTGCGCCGAAAAACTCTACGGCAAACAATACCTCAGCCCCCAACCCCGTCAATACACCACCAAAAGCAAAGGAGCCCAAGAAGCCCACGAAGCCATCCGTCCCGCCGGTAGCAGCTTCCGCACTCCCCAAGAAACCGGCCTCTCTGGACGCGAATTTGATTTATACGACCTGATCTGGAAACGCACCGTCGCCTGTCAAATGGCCGACGCCCGCCAAACCCAAATCACCCTTGATCTGCAAGTAGAAGACACCGGCTTTCGTTCCACCGGCAAACGCATTGACTTCCCCGGCTATCTCCGCGCCTACGTTGAAGGTTCAGACGACCCCAACGCCGCCCTCGAAGATCAAGAAGTCATTCTCCCAAACCTCAAAGTCGGTGACAGTCCTACCTGCCAAAAACTCGATGCCATTGGCCACGAAACCCAACCACCGGCCCGCTTTACCGAAGCCTCGCTTGTCAAAATGCTTGAAAGTGAAGGCATAGGCCGGCCCAGCACCTACGCCAGCATCATCGGCACCATTATTGATCGTGGCTACGCCCAACTCGTTAATAACGCCCTGATCCCAACCTTTACCGCCTTTGCAGTCACCGGTTTGCTGGAAAAATATTTTCCGGAATTGGTAGATCCCCGCTTTACCTCCCGCATGGAACAAACCCTCGATGATATTTCCACCGGCGAAGCGCAATGGCTACCTTATCTAAATAAGTTTTATCTCGGTGAAACAGGACTACGAAAACAAGTAGACACCCAAGAAAGTCAAATTGATGCCTCTGTAGCCCGAACCGTTGAGTTAGAAAATCTCGATGCCAAAGTAAGAATAGGCCGGTTTGGCCCCTATATTGAAGTTCAAAACGGCGATGGTGCGGTGACAGCTTCGATCCCCAAAAATTTAACACCCGCCGACCTTGATCCCGAACGGGTAGAAATTTTGCTGCGCCAAAAAACCGAAGGCCCGGATATTGTTGGCCAGCATCCCCAAACGGGAGAACCAATTTATCTGAAAGTGGGTACTTATGGCCCCTATGTCCAACTCGGTGAAGAAACATCCGATGCCAAGAAAAAGCCCAAAACCATGTCTTTACCCAAAGGTGTCACCCCGGAAAATGTCACCCTGGAAATGGCTGTGGGTTTACTTTCTTTGCCCCGCGCTTTAGGAGTGCATCCCGAAACCGGCGGTAAAATCTCGGTTAGTTTAGGCCGTTTTGGCCCCTATGTGTTACACGACCAAGGGAAAGATGCCAAGGAGTATCGCTCTTTAAAATCTACCGATGATGTCTTGACAATTGACTTTAAACGTGCTATTGAACTTTTGGCGGAGCCGAAAAAAGGCGGACGTAGCGCCAAGGGCAAGACGAAGGAACCCCTCAAGGCTTTGGGAAATCACCCAGCCGATGATGAGCCGGTGAATATTTATGATGGGCCCTATGGAGCCTATGTGAAGCACGGCAAAACCAATGCCTCGATCCCTGAAGGCGAGACGGTGGAAACGCTGACTTTGGCAAAGGCGGTGGAACTGCTGGCGGCAAAGGCTTCTGGGGGATCAAAGAAAACCGGCAAAAGCAAGACTTCGACGCGCAGCAAAAAAAGTTGA
- a CDS encoding PAS domain S-box protein: MQPQQTLANPSTNPIAAIALRIRQSLNLEEILNTTAAEVRQLLECDRVLIYRFQPDWSGIVIVESVGEDWIPILGTTIHDPCFENHWIEPYLKGRIKAINDIHNSNLKPCHIDLLTKFQVAANLVLPILQKTRSTNEPEKLWGLLIAHQCSQPRNWQEFEINLLEQLAIQVAIAIQQAELHQQLETELTERINAEIALQKLNEELENRVLERTAQLSQVNDQLRLEIAYRQEVERSLLESQICLRLINTISSSRTAGLSVNQIINGTLKQIHKFFPSLRVAYSSIDEQYQLTVIQSIQSADMVEGTGQTFDLKTTPEKLQEILKGEPIIVDDVNQESKEDYLTQFLSKFRTQAYIAIPLRTSNKILGVLSAGCEKYHRWSEYEIATFIEIADYLSSTLQEAMAHNQRQEAEQALQKLNEELENRIQQRTAQLRETNKQLLEEIAERHRVEIELAKSEKRYRAVSELISDYAYALQLNRNGKAVFEWCAGRFSESFDLNSQETIAWHQKIHPEDILKVQKRHEKFFAGEADVCEYRIIDNNGDVRWLRDYTRPVEFVPDADTLLLYGAAQDITARRLAEEALRKSEEQFRLFFENAPIGITLSDVEGYKLIQINPAFCEMLGYSLQELQNRPLQEISDPEYWPLQLPLIERLYSGEISTLNLEKTYLRKNGEIVWANLTITLIQDAKGTPLYFLAMVENITERKLVEERLHLLESVVVNANDSIVITEAESIEPLVPRIVYVNQGFTRMTGYTASEAIGKTPKILQGPNSDPQVLNRIRHALLSRNPIQVELINYRKDKSQFWVDLNIVPIVNERGLLTHWVAIERDITERKKAEEQTKTSLQEKEVLLKEIHHRVKNNLQVISSLLSLQSRLISDPEAGQMFADSQNRILSIALIHEQLYQSPDLARINLYEYIQQLGNHLFCSYGYRAEGIKLKLKVEPVLINLETAMPCGLVINELVSNSLKYAFSEKNSGEICIEFQSLETGLFLLRVSDNGVGLPAEINLKNTKSLGLRLVANLTRQLKAEIAIDREQGTCFSLRFSELKYRGRL, from the coding sequence ATGCAGCCTCAACAAACACTAGCAAACCCAAGCACAAATCCCATCGCCGCCATTGCATTAAGAATTCGTCAATCGCTGAATCTCGAAGAAATACTCAACACCACCGCCGCTGAAGTCCGGCAATTATTAGAATGTGATCGCGTATTAATTTATCGATTTCAACCTGATTGGAGTGGCATTGTTATTGTTGAATCAGTAGGCGAAGATTGGATACCAATTTTAGGAACAACCATCCACGATCCTTGTTTTGAAAATCACTGGATTGAACCTTATCTTAAAGGTAGAATTAAAGCTATTAACGATATTCACAACAGCAATCTCAAACCCTGTCACATTGACTTACTGACAAAATTCCAAGTAGCAGCCAATCTAGTCTTACCCATTCTCCAAAAAACCCGTTCTACAAACGAGCCAGAAAAACTCTGGGGATTGTTGATTGCTCATCAATGCTCTCAGCCGCGAAATTGGCAAGAATTTGAAATTAATTTATTGGAACAATTGGCTATCCAAGTAGCTATAGCCATCCAACAAGCTGAACTTCATCAACAGTTAGAAACTGAACTCACAGAACGCATAAATGCAGAAATTGCTCTGCAAAAATTAAACGAAGAATTAGAAAATAGGGTTTTAGAAAGAACGGCTCAATTAAGCCAAGTCAATGATCAATTACGGCTAGAAATTGCTTATCGGCAAGAAGTTGAGCGAAGTTTGTTAGAAAGCCAGATTTGTTTGCGGTTGATTAATACCATATCAAGTAGCAGAACTGCCGGTTTATCTGTAAATCAAATTATTAACGGCACTTTGAAGCAAATTCATAAGTTTTTTCCCAGCCTGCGAGTTGCTTATTCTAGTATAGATGAGCAATATCAATTAACGGTTATCCAATCGATTCAATCAGCGGATATGGTGGAGGGAACCGGCCAAACTTTTGACTTGAAAACTACGCCTGAGAAACTCCAAGAAATTCTCAAAGGAGAGCCGATTATTGTTGATGATGTAAATCAAGAATCAAAGGAAGATTATTTAACGCAATTTTTGAGTAAATTTCGCACTCAAGCTTACATTGCAATTCCCCTGCGAACTTCTAACAAAATTTTGGGAGTGTTGAGTGCTGGATGTGAAAAATACCATCGCTGGAGTGAATATGAAATCGCTACATTTATAGAAATTGCTGATTATCTGTCATCGACATTGCAAGAAGCGATGGCTCACAACCAACGTCAAGAAGCAGAACAAGCCTTACAAAAGCTTAATGAAGAGTTAGAAAATCGGATTCAACAAAGAACTGCTCAACTTAGAGAAACTAATAAACAATTATTAGAAGAAATTGCCGAACGCCACAGGGTAGAAATAGAATTAGCTAAAAGTGAAAAACGCTACAGAGCCGTTTCGGAATTAATTTCTGATTATGCCTATGCTCTGCAATTAAATCGCAATGGTAAGGCTGTTTTTGAGTGGTGTGCGGGAAGATTTAGCGAAAGTTTTGATTTGAATTCTCAAGAAACGATTGCTTGGCACCAAAAAATTCACCCCGAAGATATTTTAAAGGTGCAAAAACGTCACGAAAAATTTTTTGCCGGTGAGGCGGATGTTTGCGAGTACCGGATTATTGATAATAATGGTGATGTTCGCTGGCTGCGAGACTATACTCGCCCTGTAGAATTTGTTCCTGATGCTGATACTTTATTGCTTTATGGTGCGGCTCAGGATATTACGGCTCGCCGGCTGGCTGAGGAAGCGCTACGCAAAAGTGAAGAGCAATTTCGCTTATTTTTTGAAAATGCTCCGATTGGAATTACTTTGAGTGATGTGGAGGGTTATAAATTAATTCAAATTAATCCAGCCTTTTGTGAAATGTTGGGCTATTCTTTGCAAGAACTCCAAAACCGACCACTTCAAGAAATCAGCGATCCTGAATATTGGCCGCTGCAATTACCCTTAATTGAACGTTTATACTCAGGAGAAATTTCTACCCTAAATTTAGAAAAAACCTATCTGAGAAAGAATGGTGAGATTGTGTGGGCGAATTTAACTATAACGCTCATTCAAGATGCCAAAGGAACGCCGCTCTATTTTTTAGCAATGGTGGAAAATATCACGGAACGTAAGCTGGTTGAAGAACGGTTACACTTGCTAGAGTCGGTGGTAGTTAATGCAAATGATTCGATTGTGATTACGGAAGCAGAAAGTATCGAGCCTCTTGTGCCTAGAATTGTTTATGTTAATCAGGGATTTACCCGCATGACGGGCTACACAGCCTCAGAAGCCATTGGTAAAACTCCCAAAATTTTGCAAGGGCCAAACAGCGATCCGCAGGTTTTAAATCGCATTCGCCACGCACTTTTAAGCCGTAATCCTATTCAAGTTGAGTTGATTAACTACCGCAAAGACAAATCTCAGTTTTGGGTAGATTTAAATATTGTTCCTATTGTAAATGAACGGGGATTGCTAACCCATTGGGTGGCAATAGAGCGGGATATTACCGAGCGTAAAAAGGCAGAGGAACAAACTAAAACTTCTTTGCAAGAAAAAGAAGTCTTACTAAAAGAAATTCACCACCGCGTTAAAAATAACTTACAGGTAATTTCTAGCTTGTTGTCTTTGCAATCTCGGCTGATTTCTGACCCGGAAGCTGGCCAAATGTTCGCTGATAGTCAAAATCGCATTTTATCCATTGCTTTAATTCACGAACAATTGTATCAGTCTCCCGATTTAGCTAGGATTAATTTATATGAGTATATTCAGCAATTGGGTAATCACTTGTTTTGTTCCTATGGGTATCGTGCGGAAGGTATTAAACTTAAGCTCAAAGTAGAGCCGGTTTTGATTAATCTCGAAACGGCTATGCCTTGTGGTTTGGTGATTAATGAGTTGGTTTCTAATTCTCTCAAATATGCCTTTTCAGAAAAAAATTCTGGCGAAATTTGCATTGAGTTTCAATCGCTCGAAACCGGTTTATTTTTGCTTCGAGTTTCAGATAATGGAGTTGGTTTACCGGCAGAAATTAACCTCAAAAATACCAAATCTTTAGGATTGCGTTTAGTGGCAAATTTAACTCGTCAACTCAAGGCAGAAATCGCCATTGATCGAGAACAAGGCACTTGCTTTAGTTTGCGTTTTTCTGAGTTGAAATACCGAGGTCGGCTTTAA